A single bacterium DNA region contains:
- a CDS encoding sigma-70 family RNA polymerase sigma factor, which produces MFSDLFHRKETQPVEARAVTLTKAKLDRPYEPEDELLVAHARRGDMAAFEALFVRHRATVYRFIYQMGGRQDDADDLTQESFVRAFESLHRFREECRFTTWIMRIAANLCTDRARMRSRRSQLLQQQATDGLTWMTEDHSTDPLHSLEGDRRARAVHLALQALPIHHRTVLILRDFEEQDYQLIAETLNCTVGGAKLRVLRARRALRDRLAPLLGEESSL; this is translated from the coding sequence ATGTTTTCAGATCTATTTCATCGCAAGGAAACGCAACCTGTGGAAGCCAGAGCTGTCACGTTAACAAAAGCCAAGCTTGATCGACCTTATGAGCCTGAAGATGAGTTACTCGTCGCTCATGCTCGTAGGGGTGATATGGCAGCGTTCGAGGCGTTATTTGTGCGCCATCGAGCTACTGTTTATCGCTTTATCTATCAGATGGGCGGAAGACAAGATGACGCAGATGACCTCACTCAAGAGAGCTTTGTCCGCGCCTTCGAGAGTCTTCATCGTTTTCGTGAAGAGTGTCGATTTACCACTTGGATAATGCGGATCGCCGCTAACTTATGCACCGACCGCGCTCGAATGAGATCGCGTCGTAGCCAACTACTTCAGCAGCAAGCAACCGATGGCTTAACATGGATGACCGAAGATCACAGTACTGATCCCCTTCATTCACTTGAAGGCGATCGCCGAGCGCGAGCTGTTCATCTTGCCCTTCAAGCGCTTCCAATTCATCACCGAACAGTGCTGATCTTACGTGATTTTGAAGAACAGGACTACCAGTTAATTGCTGAAACACTGAATTGCACAGTTGGAGGAGCCAAGCTGCGAGTGCTCCGAGCCAGACGCGCCTTGCGAGATCGATTAGCGCCATTACTTGGGGAGGAATCGTCGTTATGA
- a CDS encoding P-II family nitrogen regulator → MVKVEAMVRPQKLDDIKTKLDEMGVTGVTITEVRGAGRQHGVTQTYRGSQYTINLLPKVKIEVVVTDDRAQAVAEAIMNVARTGEIGDGKIFLIPILNAFRIRTGDEGETAIQ, encoded by the coding sequence ATGGTAAAGGTTGAAGCTATGGTTCGTCCGCAGAAATTGGACGATATAAAAACAAAATTAGATGAAATGGGTGTCACAGGGGTGACAATCACCGAGGTGCGTGGAGCTGGTCGTCAGCATGGCGTTACTCAAACCTATCGCGGATCGCAATATACGATTAACCTTCTTCCCAAGGTTAAGATTGAAGTCGTTGTCACCGACGACCGCGCGCAGGCAGTTGCTGAAGCCATTATGAATGTAGCGCGAACCGGAGAGATTGGCGACGGCAAGATCTTTCTCATCCCGATTCTGAATGCCTTTCGCATCCGAACTGGTGACGAAGGCGAAACTGCCATTCAATAG
- a CDS encoding S1C family serine protease yields the protein MRSSGLIKLIVTIIACSACVAGYGISQQLLQMAKGNQPNQEVLNRVAKSVVRLIAEIPAKPLKSNQLTQPGPFLAVQPTYRNCLGFAVAAVENWPLVLVPANEVLGAQKLTAILSDGRIVDADVYAIDELLNIALIRVSEQDIPLLKWADGERLEGMTWGAVFSSTRAIAGAINGSVQVGATAHEGSYRYLPIFLFVGLNTSG from the coding sequence GTGAGATCATCTGGTCTAATTAAGCTTATCGTGACCATAATCGCCTGCTCAGCTTGTGTTGCAGGCTATGGTATATCACAGCAACTTCTTCAAATGGCTAAAGGCAATCAGCCGAACCAGGAGGTGCTGAATCGGGTTGCTAAATCTGTTGTCAGATTGATTGCGGAAATCCCTGCCAAGCCTCTCAAATCCAACCAACTAACTCAACCAGGTCCTTTTTTAGCTGTTCAGCCAACTTATCGAAACTGCTTGGGCTTTGCAGTAGCTGCAGTTGAGAACTGGCCGCTTGTGTTAGTGCCAGCGAATGAAGTTTTGGGCGCTCAAAAACTGACCGCTATCCTTTCAGATGGCCGTATCGTTGATGCGGATGTCTATGCGATCGATGAACTTCTCAATATCGCTCTGATTCGTGTCAGTGAACAGGATATTCCACTCTTAAAGTGGGCTGATGGCGAACGGCTTGAGGGTATGACATGGGGAGCGGTGTTTTCAAGCACTCGGGCGATTGCTGGGGCAATAAACGGTTCGGTGCAAGTTGGAGCAACCGCACATGAGGGGAGCTATCGCTACCTTCCCATCTTTTTGTTTGTAGGTTTGAATACTTCAGGTG
- a CDS encoding DUF3352 domain-containing protein, producing the protein MKIIRFSKSQSRCHQNGVQMRTGKFQWHARFSALIVAIMLMLIIGTANSEEVVKRSADDAASLLPANSWLVVTIDTAASPESATVLNRIGEALKREGLDKKIAEGFSEGLEDPTFFKELCPFFKNSIAFGMWGEAKKDPSFAFIATVSDPTGVETFLKKKGIAQQEGGGTIYKFKALNSYIALAGNYLILASKPGVFTSLTRVFEGSDKSVVDSPQFCEVRNGMPKDASVSVFLGGSIFEMMGELSKSDQAAAWMSKQFHWMGYAYTLKDDGVRMKGLVTFGSPNFNPYASVKEMPPLKLETLNKLPSGAFGFFSISKPSLYWTDMARALAKDPMTLKSSLEEVSKFEKTTGMNLLQDVMPAFNGEAYAAIYPGPKPDFIPDMLVVMGTENDAKPGKLVPIIVNSIQTKRLQKWMGTKIYMAAFKKGGTTIYKLNGPVKATKINPVIDDLLPPGIQKAMFLAQLGDSLVMSTSLTLIAQTLTLQADKSLAHDPEIKKMLAMMMQDSQEVGLIDMRAIFNEIFKQSGLLTSDTTKTPTDPYLIKMAEFARKFTASFTGPFIISGRIDTGFKVSEGVFPFDWETNISALGTAIFANPSPPEPTAPPIIN; encoded by the coding sequence ATGAAAATCATCCGTTTCAGTAAAAGTCAAAGCCGTTGCCATCAGAATGGCGTTCAAATGAGAACCGGCAAGTTTCAATGGCATGCAAGATTTAGCGCCTTAATTGTGGCAATCATGCTCATGCTGATTATCGGGACTGCTAATTCCGAAGAAGTTGTCAAACGGTCCGCTGATGATGCAGCGAGTCTACTGCCCGCCAACTCCTGGCTGGTAGTGACTATCGATACGGCTGCTTCACCGGAAAGCGCTACAGTGCTCAACCGTATTGGTGAAGCCCTTAAACGCGAAGGACTTGACAAAAAAATAGCCGAGGGTTTTAGCGAAGGTCTCGAAGACCCTACTTTTTTCAAAGAACTGTGCCCATTTTTCAAGAACAGCATTGCTTTCGGAATGTGGGGAGAGGCGAAAAAGGATCCTTCCTTTGCTTTTATAGCGACCGTATCAGATCCGACTGGAGTTGAAACCTTTCTCAAGAAAAAAGGGATAGCTCAACAAGAAGGCGGAGGAACGATTTATAAGTTTAAAGCTTTAAATTCCTATATCGCTCTAGCCGGAAATTATCTAATACTTGCCAGCAAACCCGGCGTTTTTACTTCATTAACACGAGTTTTTGAAGGTAGCGACAAATCGGTTGTCGATTCACCTCAATTCTGTGAAGTTCGAAATGGCATGCCAAAAGACGCCTCAGTCTCGGTCTTTCTTGGCGGATCAATTTTTGAGATGATGGGCGAGCTTTCCAAATCTGATCAGGCGGCTGCATGGATGTCCAAACAATTTCACTGGATGGGTTATGCATATACTCTTAAAGATGATGGGGTTCGGATGAAGGGGCTGGTCACATTCGGCTCACCCAACTTCAATCCCTACGCGTCTGTCAAAGAAATGCCACCGCTCAAACTGGAAACTCTAAACAAACTTCCGAGTGGGGCATTCGGATTTTTCAGCATCTCCAAGCCTAGCTTGTACTGGACAGACATGGCAAGAGCGCTTGCAAAAGATCCAATGACGCTAAAATCGTCTCTAGAAGAAGTCAGCAAGTTTGAGAAGACAACCGGAATGAACTTGCTTCAAGACGTTATGCCGGCATTTAATGGCGAAGCTTATGCCGCGATCTATCCGGGACCTAAACCTGATTTCATCCCTGATATGCTGGTTGTTATGGGAACAGAAAACGATGCCAAACCCGGCAAGCTTGTGCCGATTATTGTCAATTCCATTCAAACAAAACGCCTTCAAAAATGGATGGGCACAAAGATTTACATGGCTGCCTTTAAGAAAGGCGGCACAACCATTTACAAGTTAAACGGACCTGTAAAAGCCACAAAAATAAATCCTGTAATTGATGATTTATTACCACCTGGTATTCAGAAAGCGATGTTCTTAGCTCAGTTAGGCGATTCGCTTGTAATGAGCACTTCACTAACGCTAATTGCACAAACGCTCACGCTCCAAGCCGATAAATCCCTTGCACATGACCCAGAGATTAAGAAAATGCTGGCGATGATGATGCAAGACTCGCAGGAAGTGGGGCTAATTGATATGCGCGCCATATTTAACGAGATATTCAAACAATCCGGCCTATTGACCAGTGATACGACCAAAACGCCTACTGACCCATATCTTATCAAAATGGCTGAGTTTGCAAGGAAATTTACTGCTTCATTTACAGGGCCGTTTATCATTAGCGGGCGCATCGATACGGGCTTTAAAGTCAGCGAAGGGGTTTTCCCATTCGATTGGGAAACGAATATCAGCGCATTGGGGACAGCAATCTTTGCGAACCCAAGTCCACCAGAACCTACAGCCCCTCCAATCATCAACTAA